In the Candidatus Eremiobacteraceae bacterium genome, one interval contains:
- the selD gene encoding selenide, water dikinase SelD: MIGNAAPRLTQMVACAGCASKMEADVLARVLRELPAIDDPRVLVATSTRDDAGVFKLGEDLALVETVDFFTPIVDDPQTFGRIAAANAISDIYAMGGTPLFAVAIATFPESGLDLAVLHAIVRGGAEKAREAGIHIIGGHTVKDPEPKYGLAVTGRVHPDRIVRNSTGRAGDLLVLTKPLGTGLYTTARRRDVISDEELEEASISMQTLNRAAAEAMLETGVDAATDVTGFGLLGHLHEMTSASGVGARIDAAAVPLFELALSLAERDCAPGGTKANLALALVNGVRFADSVPAALRLVLCDAQTSGGLLIAVSEGNAAMLLDALARRGVAQAGVIGSLCTDAAITVA, encoded by the coding sequence ATGATCGGAAATGCAGCGCCGCGCCTCACGCAAATGGTCGCGTGCGCCGGCTGCGCGTCGAAGATGGAAGCCGACGTGCTCGCGCGCGTCTTGCGCGAACTGCCGGCGATCGACGATCCGCGCGTGCTGGTCGCCACCTCGACGCGCGATGATGCCGGCGTTTTCAAGCTCGGGGAAGACCTGGCGCTCGTCGAGACGGTCGATTTCTTCACGCCGATCGTCGACGATCCGCAGACGTTCGGGCGCATCGCCGCCGCCAACGCCATTTCCGACATCTACGCGATGGGCGGCACACCGCTGTTCGCGGTGGCGATCGCGACGTTCCCCGAATCGGGTCTCGATCTCGCCGTCCTGCACGCCATCGTTCGCGGCGGCGCCGAAAAGGCGCGCGAAGCGGGCATCCATATCATAGGCGGCCACACCGTCAAAGACCCCGAGCCCAAGTACGGACTCGCCGTCACCGGGCGCGTACATCCCGACCGCATCGTGCGCAACTCGACCGGTCGAGCCGGCGATCTGCTGGTGCTCACCAAGCCGCTCGGCACCGGACTGTACACGACGGCGCGGCGCCGCGACGTGATATCAGATGAAGAGCTGGAGGAGGCGTCGATCTCGATGCAGACCCTCAACCGCGCCGCCGCGGAAGCGATGCTCGAGACCGGCGTGGACGCGGCGACCGACGTCACCGGGTTCGGTCTGCTCGGCCACCTGCACGAGATGACATCGGCCAGCGGGGTGGGCGCGCGCATCGACGCCGCGGCAGTGCCGTTGTTCGAACTGGCGTTGTCGCTCGCAGAGCGGGATTGTGCCCCGGGCGGCACAAAGGCGAACCTCGCGCTCGCGCTGGTCAACGGCGTGCGTTTCGCCGATTCGGTGCCTGCGGCGCTGCGGCTCGTGTTGTGCGACGCGCAGACATCCGGCGGACTGCTCATCGCCGTATCAGAAGGGAACGCCGCGATGCTGCTCGACGCCCTGGCGCGGCGCGGTGTCGCGCAGGCCGGCGTGATCGGCAGCCTTTGCACCGATGCCGCCATCACTGTCGCCTAG